From a single Accipiter gentilis chromosome 8, bAccGen1.1, whole genome shotgun sequence genomic region:
- the LOC126041646 gene encoding CARD- and ANK-domain containing inflammasome adapter protein-like, with translation MHSTSLFTNPYAIEVLRTKKEELVEGIKDPDHLLNWLIDNGIFTPEKKMVMSFYRTRTQKNARVLDILISQGERACRLFFYPYLKQMEPKLYSKIRKYVSEVNESIGDARRQLVGYLLEKDKVWFENSSEQHQEKKDSPRRKKQERAIKKKGKETQLSRAAKPRKDHAGVGIFDAVAKGYPSELERTLKYNDINALTSSSETLLHVAAANGHLTIMEYLISKGAKIDVKDKKGRTPLHSAAEKGHGDAVKLLLRCGAYMYSLDMEGKTPLHLAAQNNHSHILKMLLKEEARSYRNQRNFLHMAALKDESSLAKMLLKAGASTDGKDERGQTALSYAVSQGSENTAKVLLEAGASVDSNMAERAFNSNHPSIFKILLDYSKDLSSDIMESALFRAVQKNLHGTVAALIDRGTDINAYNEMQYTPLLLACETGKAESAEVLIEKGADFSIKTPASDTALHLAVQAGAASITNLLLRKGIEINLMNQANETPLHIAALHNKGALAGLLVNAGAKINAVTKEFVTPLHIASQRGNIDVAQQLLYHKANVNVKDKQSKTPLHFAAERGDKAMVEMLLNANADPNAQDKEKKTPLHTAAMRGHLSIMKLLLANKGRHGAKDMDGCTPMHYAAVKGNTDIIKILLSSGKNKNIDDRNIWRKTALHIAAEYGHSDLINLLLSYGAAINALDSTKDTPLHCACKAGHFNAANSLVNWSQGEKANLLAANSLKKTPLQVAEFNKAENQAQIVTLLKKKMLIAK, from the coding sequence ATGCATTCAACTAGCCTGTTTACAAATCCATATGCAATAGAAGTCCTACGGACTAAAAAAGAAGAGCTAGTAGAAGGCATAAAAGACCCAGACCATCTTCTGAACTGGCTGATAGACAATGGCATTTTTACCCCAGAAAAAAAGATGGTCATGAGTTTCTACAGGACACGAACACAAAAGAACGCTCGAGTTTTAGACATACTAATTTCTCAAGGTGAACGAGCCTGCAGGCTCTTTTTTTATCCATATTTAAAGCAAATGGAGCCAAAACTTTatagcaaaataagaaaatacgTCAGTGAAGTAAATGAAAGCATTGGAGATGCTAGAAGACAATTAGTAGGATATTTACTAGAAAAAGACAAGGTTTGGTTTGAAAACAGCAGTGAacagcaccaggaaaaaaaagacagtcctagaagaaaaaagcaagaacgGGCTattaagaagaaaggaaaagaaactcaaCTTTCAAGGGCAGCAAAACCTAGAAAAGATCATGCTGGTGTTGGCATCTTTGATGCAGTTGCTAAAGGCTATCCTTCTGAGTTAGAGAGGACATTGAAATATAATGATATTAATGCACTAACCTCTTCAAGCGAAACACTTCTGCATGTTGCAGCTGCTAATGGACATCTAACAATAATGGAATATTTGATCAGCAAAGGTGCAAAGATAGATGTGAAGGACAAGAAAGGAAGAACACCACTGCACAGCGCTGCTGAGAAAGGCCATGGTGACGCAGTGAAACTGCTTCTCCGATGTGGTGCTTATATGTACAGTTTGGATATGGAAGGCAAGACACCACTTCATTTGGCTGCACAGAATAACCACAGTCACATATTGAAGATGCTCCTGAAAGAAGAGGCAAGAAGCTACAGGAACCAGCGCAACTTTTTGCACATGGCAGCTCTTAAAGATGAGAGCAGTCtggcaaaaatgcttttaaaggctGGTGCCTCCACTGATGGAAAGGATGAAAGGGGACAGACTGCTCTCAGTTATGCTGTTTCTCAGGGGTCTGAAAATACTGCAAAAGTATTGCTAGAAGCTGGAGCCAGTGTTGATTCCAACATGGCCGAAAGAGCCTTCAACAGCAACCACCCATCCATCTTCAAAATACTACTAGACTATTCTAAAGATTTGTCATCTGACATAATGGAGTCAGCTCTTTTTAGAGCTGTACAGAAAAATCTGCATGGTACTGTAGCGGCTTTAATTGACAGAGGTACAGATATAAACGCCTACAATGAAATGCAGTACACTCCTTTACTCCTGGCGTGTGAAACAGGCAAAGCTGAATCAGCAGAAGTTCTAATCGAAAAGGGAGCAGACTTCAGCATAAAGACTCCTGCTTCAGACACAGCTTTGCACTTGGCAGTTCAAGCTGGGGCTGCTTCCATCACAAATCTGCTTCTGCGCAAAGGGATAGAAATTAACCTTATGAACCAAGCCAATGAAACCCCGCTCCATATTGCTGCACTTCATAATAAAGGAGCATTAGCTGGCCTTTTAGTTAATGCCGGTGCCAAAATTAATGCCGTCACTAAAGAGTTTGTTACTCCCCTGCATATTGCAAGTCAAAGAGGTAACATTGATGTTGCCCAACAGCTGCTGTATCACAAAGCAAATGTTAATGTTAAGGATAAGCAGTCAAAAACACCTTTACATTTTGCTGCTGAAAGGGGAGACAAAGCAATGGTAGAGATGCTTCTGAACGCTAACGCTGACCCCAACGCacaagacaaggagaaaaagactCCCCTGCACACTGCAGCTATGAGAGGACATCTCAGTATCATGAAACTTCTGTTAGCTAATAAAGGAAGACATGGAGCTAAGGACATGGATGGATGTACTCCGATGCACTACGCAGCCGTCAAAGGCAACACAGACATCATAAAAATTCTTCTGtcatcagggaaaaataaaaatattgatgaCAGAAACATTTGGAGAAAGACCGCGCTGCATATTGCAGCAGAATATGGACACAGCGACTTGATAAATCTATTACTGAGCTACGGGGCAGCCATTAATGCCTTAGACAGCACCAAGGATACTCCATTGCATTGTGCGTGCAAGGCCGGTCATTTTAATGCTGCAAATTCCCTCGTAAACTGGTcacaaggagaaaaagcaaatttactaGCTGCTAATAGTCTCAAAAAGACCCCATTGCAAGTAGCAGAatttaataaagcagaaaatcagGCTCAAATTGTAacacttttgaaaaagaaaatgttaatagcAAAATGA